The Nocardioides ginsengisegetis region GGTCGACGTGCCGGAGCCGGTCGACTTCGAGTTGGTGGAGGCGGCGCTGTGGCTCGACGTGCTGCTCGACACGATCGCGGTCGGGGACTTGGTGGCCAGCACCGAGGACGTCGACGTGTGGTAGCCGAACAGCAGCACCAGGACGGACAGGGTGCTCAGGCACCACAGGACGATTCTCTTCATCGGGTCACCACGCAAAGGTCTCGAGATGGATGTGGTCAGGGGTCACGCCGGCCGAGGTGAGGTCCTCGACGACGAGGTCGGCCCAGGGGGTCGGCCCGCAGACGTAGACGTCGCGCTCGGCGATGTCGGGCACCCACCGGTGCAGGTGGTCGAGGTCGGAGCCGTGGCCCACCTCGCCGAGCCAGGAGTCGCGGCCGCGGCGGTGGCCGGGCAGCGGCACGACGCGGAGGCCGCGCTCGTGGGTCAGGACGTCGAGCTCCCGGGCGAAGAGCCGGTCGTCGCCGTAGCGCTGGAGGAGCACCGCGTCGCCGGGTGCGTAGTCGAGCCCCTCGGCCAGCGCGCGGAGCGGGGTGACCCCGACGCCGGCGCCGATCAGCGCGACCTTGCCGCGGCTGCGGGACCGGGCGCTCAGCCGTCCGTAGGGGCCCTCGACCAGGACCCGGGTCCCGGGGTGCAGGCGGAGCGCCTCGGCGCTGCCGTCGCCCACGGCCTGGATGGTGATGCGGAGGCTGCGGCCGTCCGGGGCCGCGGAGAGCGAGTAGGGGTTGGCCCGACTCCAGCCGGACCGGCCCAGGAAGCGCCAGGTGAAGAACTGTCCCGCCTCGGCGCGCAGGAGGTCGAGCCGGCGGCCGGTCAGGTAGACCGAGACGATCCCGTGCCCCTCGGGGACAACGGAGGTGACCCGGAGCTGGTGGCGCAGGTTGACCGCGAGCGGCACCCCGACCCGCCAGATCAGCACGGCCCCGGCGACGGCACCCCACGCGGCCCACCAGAAGACGGTGCGCGCGGTGGAGGAGGTCAGCTCGTGACCGGTCCACAGCTGGTGCGGGAGGGCGAGGCCGACGCCGAGGTAGGCGTAGAGGTGGAGCAGGTGCCAGGACTCGTAGCGGAGCCGGCGCCGGGCGGCACGGAGGCTCGTGACCACGACCATGACGAGGCAGGCGGTGCCCGCGACCGCGAGCAGCATGCCGGGGTAGTTGACCGTCAGGTTCCACAGCGTGCCGGGCGTGCCGGGCAGCTGCCCGCCGGCGTACCCCCACGTGATCGTGACGACGTGGGCAAGCATCAGGTTGAAGGACGTGAAGCCGACGATGCGGTGGAGGTGAGCGAGGCGGTCCTGCCCGAAGGCGGACTCCAGCCGCGGGACCCGCGCCATCAGCGCGACCTGCGCCAGGAGGAGCACCGAGGCGACCAGGCCGGTCAGGCGACCGACCGAGGTCAGGCCGGAGGCCCAGGCGCCGAGGTCCTGGATGCCGCCCCCCGCCGCCCACCAGTAGGTGACGAGGAGGAGACCCAGCCACAGCAGGGCACCCGAGGCCTGCCGGACGACCGCGTCGGCACGCGCCCGACGCCCCAGCGGCGCCGGGGCGTCGAGCCGCCGGGACGCGCGTGGAGGGGTCACCGTGGTCACCCGTCTTCCTGTCCCTGCAGGTCGTCGGGGCCCTGGGGGGCACCCGGCGGCGGGAGCTGGCCGCGGTCGCCGCCGGGCACCGAGCCGTCGAAGCCGCGGTGGTCGGAGGAGAGGTCCCGGTGACCGTCGTGGCCGCCACCGGTCGCCCGGCCGACGGCGAACCCGCCGCCGGCGCTGACGACCAGGAGCAGGGCGGCCGCACCGACCAGGCCGGCGCGGTTCCGCGACACCGACGTCCGCCACCCGGTCCGGGGGCGGGGCGGCTGCCCGGCGGGGGGCACGGCCGCGGCCTCGGCCGGCGGGTCGACGGGCTGGGCCTGCGTCTCTGCATCGGGCTCCCAGCGGCTGCCGCTGGCGGGGGTGCTGGCGGGGATGCTGGCGTCGTCAGGGGTGGGCTTCTCGTCGCTCACGATGTCTCCTCAGGTCTATCCGTCTGAGGACCAGAGTCACCGCGCGGGCTGGCCCACCCGTGGGAGGAACCTGTGGGTCACCTGTGAAGCGGGTCGGCCTACCTCTCGAGGTCCGCGACCGTGAGCGTGCCCGCGATCACGCGCGAGGCGACCTCGCTCAGCGGCACCCGGTGCCGACGGCTGAACGAGCGCAGGTGGGTGAAGGCCTCCTCCACGTCGATCTTGAAGCGTTCGGCCAGCACCCCCTTGGCCTGCTCGACCAGGACCCGGCTGTTCAGGGCGTACTGGAGCTGCTCGGCCAGCAGGTCCTTCTCGTGGACCGCCCGCGCCTGCAGGAGGGCGATGGTCGAGACGTCGGCGAGCGCCTGGCCCAGGGCGAGGTCCTCGGTGTTGAGCTCCGTCTCCCCCACGGAGAAGAAGTTCATGGCGCCGATCACCTCGTTGCGGAGCCGCAACGGCAGGGCGTGGGTGGTCCGGTAGCCGAGGGCCGTGCTCGCCGCGGTGAACATCGGCCAGCGGCGCTGGGACTCCTCGAAGGTGATGTTGACGATCGGATCGCCCGACCGGAAGCAGTCCAGGCAGGGCCCCTCGGAGTTCTGCAGCACGAAGATCTCGATCAGGCCCACCTCGTGGGTGGTGGAGGCGATCGACTGCAGCCCGCCGCGCTGGTCACTGAGGATGATCCCGGCCGCGTCGATCTCGAGCAGCTCGACGCACCGCTCCGTCAGCAGGTGCAGGATGTCGAGCGCATCGAAGTCGTCGACCAGGGTGTCGGCCAGCTCGACGAAGACACGCGAGAGCCGTCCCTCCCTGCTCATGTCCCCTCCTGGGGGACCCAGCGTCGTACTCATCTCTCAGCCTCACCGTCATTGTCAGGATAGAAGTGCAGCGTGCGGTTCACCACGTCCCGGGCCACGTCGCGTGCAGACCGGCTGTGGACGAAGGCATGGGCACGCAGCAGCAGGAGTGCCTCGGCGAGGCCCACGGCCGCCTGGACCGAGATCATCCCCGTGGCCTGGTGGATCTGCGGGGCACTGGCGAGCGGGTCGAGCAGCCGGCCGTCGAGACCCGCGGCGAGGCCGCCCTCCTCCTGCAGGTGGAGCAGGACGGTCACCGCCACCTCGGCATAGGTGAGGCCGGTGGCGAGCTGCTCTCGTTCAAGCCGCCCCGGGGTGGTCCGGCACACGTCGAGGACCCCCAGCCGGATGTCGCCCACCTGGAGCGGGAACACGAAGATCGCCCGGACGCCGGCCTCGAGCAGGGCGGGCGCGAGCCCGGGCCAGCGGGCGGGGGCGACCCGGGCGACGTCCGACAGGAGCACGACCCGGCGTTCGCGCCAGGCGTCCAGGCTGGGCCCCTCCCCCGCCGTCACCTGCAGCTCCTCGACCACCCGTGCCGTGCCGGCAGTGGCGGCCAGCACCTGGCGGTGCCCCCCGTCGCTCAACAGCGTCAGGCCGACGCCGTCGGCCGACAGGTCTTCCGCGGCCCGGCGGCACAGGGTCTCGGGCAGGGAGTCGACGCCGTCCCCGTGGTGGAGCAGCGACAGGAGGATCTCTCCGGGGGTGGGCATCAGGTCAGACGTCCGACCCGGCTGCTGCCGGGCAGGTCGAGGGCGGCACCGTGACGAGCAGACATCTCTCTCTCCCACGGTGTCGACATCGGACCGCTGCCCGAACGCTACACCGGTCGGTCCTCCCCCGGGGGGCGCCCGGCGACGGCGCCCCCCTTCAGGTGGGCGCACCCGTCGCAGCCGGGGCGGCCAGGGCCTCACCGAGGGTGCTGAAGATCGAGATGCCCTGGTCCATGTGGGTGATCGCGAGGAGCTTGCGCACGTGGGCGGTCGCGCCGGAGACGCGCACGGAGCCACCGGCGCGGGCCGAGGCATCGTGACTCGCCCCGAGCAGACCCAGGCCACTGGCGTCCATGAAGGCGACGCGGCGCAGGTCGAAGACGACACGCGGGCCGCTCGCGGCGAGGATGCGGCGACGGAGCGGCAGCGAGGCCATGTCCAGGTCGCCCTCGACCTCGACCACGGACCACGCGGCGCTCTCGTACAGCCGGATGGAGAGCCCGTCCCCGACCAGGACCAGACTGTTCATGGGCATCACTCCCGCTCTGCACGACGGTGGCGGGGGCCGGGCCCTTCGAACCTCCACTCTGCGCCACACACACGGGGGCGTCCATGGCCTGGCCGTGCTGGCCCAGTCGGCACCGCCGAGCGTCAGCCGTCGAAGGAGGCCCACACCGACTTGGCGCCGTCCACGTAGTCCGTGACCCCCCAGTCCCGGCTCAACGCACCCACGAGCGCGATCCCGCGCCCGTTGGTGTCCGTGTCCGCGGCCGCCCCGAGGGAGGGTCCGTCCGGAGACCCGTCGCGCACCTCCAGCACCACCAGGCCGCCGCGCGCCCACAGGAGGATGCCGAAGGACGTGCCGGCATGGAGCAGCGCGTTGGTGGCGAGCTCACTGACCACCAGCCTCACGTCGTCCACCAGGTGGGGCAGGTCGTGGTCCACCAGGTGGTCGGAGACGAAGCGACGGGCGCCGGCCACGCTCTGCGGCTGCGGGTGCAGCTCGAGGTCGTACGACCATCGTGCGGCAGGCATCAGCCCTCAGAACACCACACAGGCGTCGCGGCCTACGTCGGTGCGAGGTCCGGGCATGAGTGGCCGCGTCCTTCGACTGTACGTCGGCATTCTCAAGGTGGGGCGAACATGACTGGAAAATCACAGAACCGCAGGTCAGCCTGCTGGCTGCCTGCGGTCCTGGTCTGCGCGCCTGTAGGGATTCGAACCCCAAACCTTCTGATCCGTAGCCTCGGCGGCCCTGTGCAGGGGCGTGCAGAGCCGTGTACCCAGAGCTGCCGAGTGCGCGTTCGGCAATTGCCGGGTGCAGTCGAGTGCGGCGGTGTTGCAGACGGTGTTGCAGTCGGTGTGCCGCCAAGTTGACGGCCGCCACCGCCAACCTAGA contains the following coding sequences:
- a CDS encoding ferric reductase-like transmembrane domain-containing protein, which gives rise to MTPPRASRRLDAPAPLGRRARADAVVRQASGALLWLGLLLVTYWWAAGGGIQDLGAWASGLTSVGRLTGLVASVLLLAQVALMARVPRLESAFGQDRLAHLHRIVGFTSFNLMLAHVVTITWGYAGGQLPGTPGTLWNLTVNYPGMLLAVAGTACLVMVVVTSLRAARRRLRYESWHLLHLYAYLGVGLALPHQLWTGHELTSSTARTVFWWAAWGAVAGAVLIWRVGVPLAVNLRHQLRVTSVVPEGHGIVSVYLTGRRLDLLRAEAGQFFTWRFLGRSGWSRANPYSLSAAPDGRSLRITIQAVGDGSAEALRLHPGTRVLVEGPYGRLSARSRSRGKVALIGAGVGVTPLRALAEGLDYAPGDAVLLQRYGDDRLFARELDVLTHERGLRVVPLPGHRRGRDSWLGEVGHGSDLDHLHRWVPDIAERDVYVCGPTPWADLVVEDLTSAGVTPDHIHLETFAW
- a CDS encoding GAF and ANTAR domain-containing protein, producing the protein MSREGRLSRVFVELADTLVDDFDALDILHLLTERCVELLEIDAAGIILSDQRGGLQSIASTTHEVGLIEIFVLQNSEGPCLDCFRSGDPIVNITFEESQRRWPMFTAASTALGYRTTHALPLRLRNEVIGAMNFFSVGETELNTEDLALGQALADVSTIALLQARAVHEKDLLAEQLQYALNSRVLVEQAKGVLAERFKIDVEEAFTHLRSFSRRHRVPLSEVASRVIAGTLTVADLER
- a CDS encoding GAF domain-containing protein; its protein translation is MPTPGEILLSLLHHGDGVDSLPETLCRRAAEDLSADGVGLTLLSDGGHRQVLAATAGTARVVEELQVTAGEGPSLDAWRERRVVLLSDVARVAPARWPGLAPALLEAGVRAIFVFPLQVGDIRLGVLDVCRTTPGRLEREQLATGLTYAEVAVTVLLHLQEEGGLAAGLDGRLLDPLASAPQIHQATGMISVQAAVGLAEALLLLRAHAFVHSRSARDVARDVVNRTLHFYPDNDGEAER
- a CDS encoding STAS domain-containing protein; the protein is MNSLVLVGDGLSIRLYESAAWSVVEVEGDLDMASLPLRRRILAASGPRVVFDLRRVAFMDASGLGLLGASHDASARAGGSVRVSGATAHVRKLLAITHMDQGISIFSTLGEALAAPAATGAPT
- a CDS encoding ATP-binding protein, translating into MPAARWSYDLELHPQPQSVAGARRFVSDHLVDHDLPHLVDDVRLVVSELATNALLHAGTSFGILLWARGGLVVLEVRDGSPDGPSLGAAADTDTNGRGIALVGALSRDWGVTDYVDGAKSVWASFDG